Proteins co-encoded in one Nicotiana sylvestris chromosome 7, ASM39365v2, whole genome shotgun sequence genomic window:
- the LOC138873478 gene encoding uncharacterized protein: MVGEKELLRVSPMKGVMRFVKKGKLSPRYIAPFEMLERIGYMVYKLASPPSLLSVHPVFHFPMLPKYYGNPFYVMDFNTVQLDGNLTYDVEPAAILDRQVRKLRSKNIASVKV, from the coding sequence ATGGTAGGAGAGAAGGAATTGCTCAGagtatcacccatgaagggtgtgatgaggttcgtgaagaagggaaagttgagccctcggtatattgCCCCTTTTGAGATGCTTGAGAGGATTGGATACATGGTCTACAAGCTTGCATCACCACCGAGTCTATTAAGTGTTCACCCAGTTTTTCATTTTCCCATGCTTCCGAAGTATTATGGTAATCCATTTTATGTTATGGATTTCAACACAGTTCAGTTAGATGggaatttgacttatgatgtggagccggcggccattttggatcggcaggttcgaaagttaagatcaaagaatatagcttcagtgaaagtttAG